DNA from Vibrio japonicus:
ACATGGGTTATATATGCATGGCATGGTCATGCAGCCACTGAGCCAAAAGCTAAATAACCTTGGATACAACACGCAAGTCATTACTTACAACAGTGTCGCGATCAATCCGAAGCGCCTTTTCAATAAGATTGATCATGCGTTGAGCCAAGAAAGTACAAACGTGCTGGTTGGCCATAGTTTAGGTGGATTGATTATTAAGCAGTACCTGGCGTCACGCCAATGTACGGATGAATGTGTATCTCACGTGGTCACGCTAGGATCACCCATGCGAGGAGCGTCTATTGTGACTCGGATTCAAGACTTGGGCATAGGCAAAATATTGGGGAATTCTCTTCATTTTGGTTTGCGGGAACATAATAGCCGCTGGGACTACCCTCAAAAACTCGGCAGTATTGCGGGAACGTTACCTATTGGCGCGCGTGCTCTTTTCCTTATGGATAGACGTAAGCCCTCTGATGGCACAGTCACGGTTGAAGAAACAACCATTGAAGGTATGACGGATCATATTTTGACCCCAAGTAGCCACACTAGCCTGATTTACAGTTCTTTTGTCCCGAAGCAGATCCACCACTTCATACAACATGATGCGTTTCTACACGATTAATGCATTGAGCTGAAAATAAAACAGCCGCCTAGTCATAATGGCGGCTGTATGCGTTAGTGCATCGACTATTTCTTAGGCGTTAAACTGTATTTGCTTGTCACGGACGCCTCTCCGAACGACTCCTGAATTCTTTGATTCAAATCTTCGAGAGTAATAGAGTTGACCATGCCATCTACATCTTTTAACGCATCGACACCGTAACCATGAGCCAAGTAACGACCATATAGCCACGCTCGATCTACTGAATCGTCTTGCATTGGTTGTAACGCAACAACCAACTGCTTGGCTGATGTCTCCAACTCTTTTTGGCTAACGCCTTTCTTTAAATCCAACAACACGACATCAATCGCCTGTTTGATCTGGTCTAGGTCTTTCGGTGCGGCTTGCGTTTCAATAAACCAATCTGTACTCGGTTCTTGGTCTACATTTACGCCATAAGCGTCTGGTGCGTAGTCTAGGCTGAGCTCCTCCCGCACGTATTCATTCAAACGCTTAAACAGTATCCTTTGTAACATGTCATCCATGAACACCGTCCTTACTGACGGCTGCGAAGCATTCGAATTGGTTACTCGTACTAAATACAAGCTGTTCTGCTCATTATGCTCAGGCAAGTCAATGTTGTGTTTAGGATTGACGTTATAGGCTACTTGGTAGTTCGGCGCGGTGGCTTTTTCCAATGGAATAGACGCGATGTACTGACGCAGTAACGCGGTCAAATCACTGGCTTCCATATCGGCAATGACGACTAACTTGTTGCCTCTGTTCTTGCCAAATAACTCATTGTGAACTTGATGAATTTGTTCGCTTGTGACGGTCGCATAATCAGGTGACGTCAACGAGTAATGGCGACTATTCGATAGGTAGTTGTTTCGATTAATGGCTCGATGCCATTGACCCATTGGCGTTGCCAAAATGCGTTCCAGCTCTTCGTACCGTTCAAGGCGAACCTTATCGAGCTGTCTTTCATCGACTCTGATATTCGTCGCGATGTTGTAAATCACTTTAAAGGCTTGGGCTAGGTTCTCCTTATCGGTGCCAAGCTCAATACCATGCTGTGTGAATCCTATAAATGGCGCAATATCAATGTTCTGGCTTCTTAAAAATTTATCGAATTCAGGACCATTGAACCCGCCAATTCCACTCCGTGTTACCGTTGGAATGGCCAATTCCTCTGCGGCAAAGAGCTCAGGTGATAATGCCGCTCTTCCACCTTGGCTGACATACACAACATCAACCTGTTCATCCAAGGTGTCGTCACGTTCAAACCAAACTTCAATACCATTTGAAAGAGTCCAGACATGAAAACCTTGCTCATTATCCTGCTGAGACGCAATGTCACCTTTCTGCTTTGGCTCATCAAGCCCTGTTATGTCACCATCGGTTCGGGTTGGCTTTTTCCCTTTGGCGGCAAGCGTTGTTCTCACATCGCTTAGACGCTTTTCCATCAACGTGAGTGATTCTTCTTCACCTGCGCCGATAAGGACAACCATTTCATCACGGAGAAGAGAGCGAAGACGTTCGTTGACGCGTTGCAGGTCAACACTCGCAATAAAGCCTTCTAAACTTTCGCGATAATCTTGCTTGGACTGGCTCTGCTGGCCGATGGAAAGATTCCAAGTTCGCCCTTCTGACAAGTTGGTCGCATCTTGCTGTGCCCAGTCATGATCCAGATCACGCAACCTTTGCTCATAGTCTGAAAGTGACACGCCAATGTCATTTGCTTGAACGCCGTGGTCGCGTAATGACGCTAAGGTCTGTAAAAATAACGTCTCTGCGCTGTCTCGGTGCTCAGGAGGAAAAGAAACCGAGTAAATCGCAACACGATGTTCATTGATGGACGAGCGTCCGGCAAACAAATCCTCTACAGGTAATGAGGTATCGCTAAACTCAGACGTGAGTCGATGATTAATGATGTCTAACGCCAATTCATCCAACCATGAATCGATGATCTGTTCACGAGTCTCGTGCTTAACTGGATTGCGTACAGACATCAAACTAATGCCCGGCGATTCATATTGGCCGATAGTATCCACATAATCGACGAGATCGAAGGCGATTTTGTCTACTTTATTTACCGCCCCAGAATCGGATTTTTTCCAACTTGCAAAATGCGTTTGTACCAGTTTTTTCGCCTGCTCGACGTCTACATCCCCGGTAATGATGACTTCAGAAAAGTGTGGTTGATACCAATATTCGTAAAATGCCCGAATGGATTGCGCCGTCGCATCGTTTACAGATTCTACTGTACCAACTGGATCGGCATTTTCTAGCGCAGTCCCCTTGATCAAGTGATCATAGAACTTTTCGTTAAACGCCTTATTGTCCGGGCGATTACGACGAATTTCGCCTTGTATTACGCCTTTTTCTTTTTCGACTTCTTCATCTGAAATCGTCAAGCCATCGCCAATATCTCGCATCCACTTTACACCATTCTCAAGTTGGCTCTTATCGGGTAGATCCAGCTTGTATACTGTTTCGTAATAGCTAGTGTATGCGTTGATGTCTGCACCGAATGACAATCCAGACTCTTCAAACATTTTGACTACGTCGTTAGAGGTAAAATGTGTGCTGCCATTAAAAGCCATATGCTCTAGGAAGTGCGCATACCCTTTTTGGTTCTCCGTTTCATTTACAGAGCCAACATGAACATACAAGCGTAAAGAAACTGGCTCTTTATCATTTGGATAGATGTGGTATTTCACACCATTTTCCAACTCTCCTTGAGTCCAGTCTAAATCTGGCTGGATCGGCGTCTCCGATGCAGGTTGAGAACATCCGACGAGAAAGAGAGAGACAATCAATAATATTATTCTCATTAGTACACTTCTTTTTATAAATCATCGTAGAAATATAACTCAACCCTATGTTTTTGTTTATAAAAAAGGGTAAATAAGCACGTATTTTTAGTGCGTATAGCAAAACAAGAGGCGACATGTAAATAGAAGTGATATTAATGTTCGCGGGGGTAACACTGACGTTGTCAATGTGTATAAAAAACCCACCGTACCGAATCAACCAATAAGCTGAATGGCTTGGGTGGGTGTTATTAGGATGGTACTCGTTTCCGATACTATGCGTTTGTTTGTGAGTGGTTTTCGTCTTGAGTTTTCTCTTTCGGGAAACGTTCTTCATACAACGCCATGAAATCCGCTCGAATCTCTTGTTCTAAGTGTGTGGCTTTGTCTGTTGGGCAAAACAGCATAAAGTGCACAATCTGCTCTCCAGTAGGGCCACTGCTAATATGGATATGGGGTTCAGAACTTGGGAGATCCACGCCGGCATGTTTTTCAATCACCATGTTGTAGCGTTTAGCCACTTCATGGAAATAATGAATGTGCTCGTCAATCTTTTCTAGCATCTTAGGGACAAGTGGGTATAAATTGACAAAATCAGGCACAATAATAGAAAAGTTATGGAAAACATAACGCTTCATAAAGTTAAGATTCTTGACCGGATAAGTAAAAAACATGCTATTCGGTAGAGTGGCGGTTTTACCTGTGTAATTATATTGGCCGTGGTAAAGATCAATTTCTTGAATCACCGTCGCCATCATATTGTGCTCGATAACTTCACCGCATATCTTCCCGACTTCGATCCAATCTCCCACGCGAAAAGAACGCGAGCTTGCTCGTTGAATTGAACCTGTAAAGCAGAGAATGATCTCTTTCGAGGCAACCACAATAGCAACAGCAATTGCTGTCACTGATAAAGCGAATTCATTTATCTCTGATTTCCAGAGAATAAAGAGCAAAAGGACTATCAGCGCAAATGAGCCATTTTTGGTTCGCGACATCCAATTGCGTCGCTCCTCTGACACGAACGCTACATCGCCGCGAATTTTTGACAAAATCAAGCGGCGAAGAAGATAAACCAGCGCAATAATCAACGCGGTAAAAACCATTTTTTGAGTCAGAAGAAAATCGATAATGACTTGTACTTTCTCCACTCGGTGCTCCTGTTTATATAATGTATTTTTAAAGGAAGTGGCCAAATTGCTACTGGCCAAATGTGGCGCTAACTTCCCATACCTGCACACAAAGATCTAGTTCAAAAGCTCAATAATGCCGTACAGATAGCTAACAGCACATGGTTTAATCTATAAAAAAGCCCGACTACGAATGCAGCCGGGCTAAGCAATAGTTAACAATGTCTAAACTAGATTACATCAGAATGAAGATGCCCGCTAAACAAGCACTCATCAGGTTAGCTAATGTACCAGCCAATACCGCTTTGATACCTAGGTTTGCCACTTCTGAACGACGATCAGGTGCAATCACACCGATTGAACCAAGTTGAATCGCAATTGAGCCGATATTGGCAAAACCGCATAGCGCAAAGGTAATGATCACTTGGCTATGCTCAGACAACAAGGCTTTGTTTTCTACGAAATCAATAAAAGCAACAAACTCGTTCATTACGATCTTTTGACCGATGTACGAACCCGCCGCTAACACTTCATGAGCAGGAACACCGATCATCCACGCCAAAGGAGAGAAGACATAACCAAAGACCGCTTGTAGAGTGATTCCTGTATAGCCAATCTCTTCACCTAGGCTTTCAAGGCCGGTGTTCACCATCGCAATCACACTTACGAAGGCAATAAGCATTGTTCCGACCGCAACGGCAACTTTCATGCCGTTCATCGCGCCGCTTGCCAACGCGTCAATCACATTGCTCTCTTGCGCTGTATCCATCTCAATGTCTGATTGGTCGATTGGCGTTTCACGCTCAGGTACGATGATCTTAGCCATCATCAAACTACCTGGTGCCGCCATAAAGCTAGCTGCGATAAGGTATTTTAGCTCAACGCCCAAACCTGCATATCCGCCCAATACACTGCCGGCAACAGATGCCATACCACCAGCCATAACAGCGAACAGTTCCGAGCGAGTCATACGAGAAAGGAAAGGACGAACAAGTAGAGGGGACTCACCCTGAGAGAGGAAGATATTACCAGTAGCGACAAGCGATTCTGCTTTACTCGTACCGAGGAATTTTTGAATGCCACCACCGATAAATTCGATGACTTTTTGCATAATGCCTAAGTAATAAAGGGCGGAGATCAGAGCGCTGAAGAAAATGATGATAGGAAGGACACGAACTGCGAAGATAAAACCAGTATTGGCTAAGTCACCAAATAGAAAACCGATACCTTCATCGGCAAAGCCTAATAGACTAGAAACACCACTGCTGAGGCTGGTTAGCGCGGCTTGTCCCCAAGGGAAATAAAGCACCAAAGCGGCAAAGCCAACTTGAAGAAACAATGCACGAGACACTGTTTTCCAGTTAATCGACTTACGACTTTCTGATAGTAATACCGCACACAATAGCAGCGCGACTACACCGATTAAGCCAAATAAAACATTCATTTAAGATAACCTCTACAAGCATTGAGTTGGCAGCTGGTCCGGTCCGTGGGGTCATTCACCATTCCCTGTGACGGCTTGTATTGGTAGAGCAATGCTCTTAACCGGGCGGAAAGTATAACGAGGAAAAATAGATATTCATCACATATTTTTAAGCAAACGTTCAACTGTTCACACAATAATCACTTTGTG
Protein-coding regions in this window:
- a CDS encoding NupC/NupG family nucleoside CNT transporter, with protein sequence MNVLFGLIGVVALLLCAVLLSESRKSINWKTVSRALFLQVGFAALVLYFPWGQAALTSLSSGVSSLLGFADEGIGFLFGDLANTGFIFAVRVLPIIIFFSALISALYYLGIMQKVIEFIGGGIQKFLGTSKAESLVATGNIFLSQGESPLLVRPFLSRMTRSELFAVMAGGMASVAGSVLGGYAGLGVELKYLIAASFMAAPGSLMMAKIIVPERETPIDQSDIEMDTAQESNVIDALASGAMNGMKVAVAVGTMLIAFVSVIAMVNTGLESLGEEIGYTGITLQAVFGYVFSPLAWMIGVPAHEVLAAGSYIGQKIVMNEFVAFIDFVENKALLSEHSQVIITFALCGFANIGSIAIQLGSIGVIAPDRRSEVANLGIKAVLAGTLANLMSACLAGIFILM
- a CDS encoding esterase/lipase family protein; translation: MKIIILHGLYMHGMVMQPLSQKLNNLGYNTQVITYNSVAINPKRLFNKIDHALSQESTNVLVGHSLGGLIIKQYLASRQCTDECVSHVVTLGSPMRGASIVTRIQDLGIGKILGNSLHFGLREHNSRWDYPQKLGSIAGTLPIGARALFLMDRRKPSDGTVTVEETTIEGMTDHILTPSSHTSLIYSSFVPKQIHHFIQHDAFLHD
- a CDS encoding mechanosensitive ion channel family protein — encoded protein: MEKVQVIIDFLLTQKMVFTALIIALVYLLRRLILSKIRGDVAFVSEERRNWMSRTKNGSFALIVLLLFILWKSEINEFALSVTAIAVAIVVASKEIILCFTGSIQRASSRSFRVGDWIEVGKICGEVIEHNMMATVIQEIDLYHGQYNYTGKTATLPNSMFFTYPVKNLNFMKRYVFHNFSIIVPDFVNLYPLVPKMLEKIDEHIHYFHEVAKRYNMVIEKHAGVDLPSSEPHIHISSGPTGEQIVHFMLFCPTDKATHLEQEIRADFMALYEERFPKEKTQDENHSQTNA
- a CDS encoding M16 family metallopeptidase, which gives rise to MRIILLIVSLFLVGCSQPASETPIQPDLDWTQGELENGVKYHIYPNDKEPVSLRLYVHVGSVNETENQKGYAHFLEHMAFNGSTHFTSNDVVKMFEESGLSFGADINAYTSYYETVYKLDLPDKSQLENGVKWMRDIGDGLTISDEEVEKEKGVIQGEIRRNRPDNKAFNEKFYDHLIKGTALENADPVGTVESVNDATAQSIRAFYEYWYQPHFSEVIITGDVDVEQAKKLVQTHFASWKKSDSGAVNKVDKIAFDLVDYVDTIGQYESPGISLMSVRNPVKHETREQIIDSWLDELALDIINHRLTSEFSDTSLPVEDLFAGRSSINEHRVAIYSVSFPPEHRDSAETLFLQTLASLRDHGVQANDIGVSLSDYEQRLRDLDHDWAQQDATNLSEGRTWNLSIGQQSQSKQDYRESLEGFIASVDLQRVNERLRSLLRDEMVVLIGAGEEESLTLMEKRLSDVRTTLAAKGKKPTRTDGDITGLDEPKQKGDIASQQDNEQGFHVWTLSNGIEVWFERDDTLDEQVDVVYVSQGGRAALSPELFAAEELAIPTVTRSGIGGFNGPEFDKFLRSQNIDIAPFIGFTQHGIELGTDKENLAQAFKVIYNIATNIRVDERQLDKVRLERYEELERILATPMGQWHRAINRNNYLSNSRHYSLTSPDYATVTSEQIHQVHNELFGKNRGNKLVVIADMEASDLTALLRQYIASIPLEKATAPNYQVAYNVNPKHNIDLPEHNEQNSLYLVRVTNSNASQPSVRTVFMDDMLQRILFKRLNEYVREELSLDYAPDAYGVNVDQEPSTDWFIETQAAPKDLDQIKQAIDVVLLDLKKGVSQKELETSAKQLVVALQPMQDDSVDRAWLYGRYLAHGYGVDALKDVDGMVNSITLEDLNQRIQESFGEASVTSKYSLTPKK